The following are encoded together in the Balaenoptera acutorostrata chromosome 9, mBalAcu1.1, whole genome shotgun sequence genome:
- the LOC103021129 gene encoding serum amyloid A-2 protein-like, with product MKLSTGIIFCFLILGVSSQRWATFLKEAGQGAKDMWRAYSDMREANYKNSDKYFHARGNRDAAERGPGGVWAAKVISDAREMIPRVTDFLKHGDSGHGLEDSRADQAANEWGRSGKDPNHFRPAGLPDKY from the exons ATGAAGCTTTCCACGGGCATCATTTTCTGCTTCCTGATCCTGGGCGTCAGCAGCCAGAGATGGGCTACATTCCTCAAGGAAGCTGGTCAGG ggGCTAAAGACATGTGGAGAGCCTACTCTGACATGAGAGAAGCCAATTACAAAAATTCAGACAAGTACTTCCACGCCCGGGGCAACCGTGACGCTGCCGAAAGGGGACCTGGGGGCGTCTGGGCTGCTAAAGTGATCAG CGATGCCAGAGAGATGATTCCGAGAGTCacagactttttaaaacatgGAGACAGTGGCCACGGACTGGAGGACTCGAGGGCTGACCAGGCTGCCAATGAATGGGGCCGGAGCGGCAAAGACCCCAATCACTTCAGACCTGCCGGCCTGCCCGACAAGTACTGA